The nucleotide sequence CACCGGCAAAAGCACCGTCGGCCGGCTGGTGGCGCGGCAGACCGGTTTCGCCTTCCTGGACAGCGACCACGAGATCGAGCGGCAACAGGGCAAGCCGGTGACGCAGATCTTCGCAGAGTTGGGCGAGCCGGCCTTCCGGGCGATGGAGCGGGAATTCATCGAGCGCGGCCATCCGGCGAAACGGTGCGTGGTTTCGTGCGGCGGCGGACTCGTGGTGACGCCGGGGATGTTGCCGGTCCTCCGGGCCCGCGGGGTGGTCATCTGCCTGCATGCCCCGATCGAGACGATTTTGGAGCGCACGCGACATGCCACGCACCGGCCCCTGCTGACGGTGGATAATCCGGAACAACGCCTGCGCGATCTCTACGCCCAGCGGGAGGAAATCTACCGGCGCAGCGGCACGATGGTGCTGACGGACAAGCGGCCCCTGCGGGAGATCGCCGCGCATGTGCTGCGAATTTACCGGCAGGAAGCGGGGCCGGCGGGCAAATGAACAGCGGGGCCGGCCGGCGGATGGAGGGGTTGCCGCGTGAGGCGCTGCGCGAACGGTTGCATGGCTTGGGGTTTGACGAGGTGCGTTTTGCCCGGGCCGGCCGGGAGGCCGGAGCCGGTCTGCGCGACTGGTTAGGGGCGGGGCACCACGCCGACATGGCCTGGATGGAACGCACGGCGGAGAAGCGCGGCGCGGCTGACTTGGTGCTCCCGGGGGTGAAGACCGTCGTCATGCTGGGGGTCAATTACGGACCGGGGGCGGCGGAGAACGGAAGTCCGGGTGCGGAAGACAGGCCCCGGTGGGCACAGTATGCGTTGTATGAGGATTATCATGACACGATCGAACCGGCGCTGGCCGCGGCGGGCCGGGTATTGGAGGAGGAACTGGGCCTGGTGGCGGCGGATAACCGACCGTATGTGGACACCGGCCCGGTGCTGGAGCGCGGGTGGGCGGCGCGGAGCGGGCTCGGGTTCCGGGGCAAGAACGCGATGCTGATCTCGCGCACGCATGGCAACTGGCTGTTCCTGGCCTGCATCCTGACGCGGGGCGATATCGCCCCCGACGAACCCCTGCGGCCGGCGGCGGAGCGCCCCGGGAAGGAGGAGCCGGCGGGTTTGCTTTGTGGCAAATGCACGCGGTGCCTTGACGCGTGTCCGACCCAGGCGTTCCCGGCCCCCGGGGTGGTCGATGCGCGGCGCTGCATTTCCTACCACACGATCGAGAACAAGGGCATCATCCCACGGGAGCTGCGGGCGGGCATCGGCACGCGGATCTACGGGTGCGATGTTTGCCTCGAGGTCTGTCCGTGGAACCGGTTTGCCGCCGAGGGGCGGCGGCTGCTGTTGTCCGCGCGGGGTGACATCGCGGAGCTCGCGCTGGCGGAGATCCTCGCGCTGAGCCCGGCGCGCTATGCGGAGGTGTTCCGGCGCACGCCGATCAAGCGGTTGAAGCTGACCGGGCTGCTGCGCAACGCCTGTGTGGTGGCGGGCAACACCGGCGACCGCGCGCTGTTGCCGGCACTGGTGGCGCTGGCCGGGCATGAGTCCGCGGTGGTGCGGGCGCATGCGGTGTGGGCCGTGCAGAAAATCGCGGGAAACGGGGCGGACGGCCTGCTGGCCGCCGCGCGGGCCGGGGAGACGGACGCGGGCGTACTGGCGGAATACGCGGCCGGGGCTTAGACCGGACCTACGGGGCGAACAGTTCCTGCATCCGCGCGACCAGGGTGGCGGGAGGGCGGACGGGTTCACCGGCCTTGTTGATGAAGACGTGGGTGGTGAAACCGGTGACGAGCAGCTCGTCGCCGCGGCGGACTTCATACTCGAGATGGATCCGGAGCGAAGGGCGCTCCTTGAGCCGGGTGATGATGGTGAGCGTGTCGTCGTAGAGGGCGGGGCGCTGGTATTTCACGCCGAGCTCGATCACGGGCAGCAGGTAGCCCTGGGACTCGAGCTCGCGGTAGGGGAAGCCGCATTCCTTGAGCAGGGTGGTGCGGCCGACCTCGAACCACGGCAGGTAATTGCCGTGGTAAACGATGCCCATCATGTCGGTTTCGGCGTAGCGGACGGTGATCTGGGAGCGGGATTCGATCATGGTTCTGACGGGGGAGCGGGCGGCGGGGGCGGGCCAAAGAGGGCGAGGGCAGAGTCGTGCCAGGTGCGGGCGAGGGCACGGGTCCGCCCGGCCTCGCCGAAGCGACGGCGCAGGGCGGGGTCGGCCAGCAGGCGGGCGAAGGCCTGGGTGAGGCCCGGGCGGTCGCCGGGTTGCACCAGGAGGCCGGTCGCTTCATGGACGACCGCCTCGGGGACGCCGCCGATGTCATGGGCCACGATGGGCAGGCCGTGGGCGCCGGCCTCGAGGTAGACCAGACCGAAGCCCTCGACACTGTGTTTGTGGGGCATGCTGGTCATGGCAAAGATGTCGGCCTGCGCGTAGATGGCGCCCAGTTGGTCGTCGGGAATATCCCCGATGAACCGGACGGTGAAGCCCGCGGAAGCGGCGGCGGCGGTCAGCTGCCGGTCATAGTTTTCCTTCCCGTGACCGCCGACCAGCCAGTATTCGAGGGTGGCGCGTTGGGCGGCGGGCAGGGCCTGGAGGGCGTGGATGACCTCGAGTTGGCCCTTGCGCGGGTTAAGGCGTGCGACGGTGAGGATGATGGTGCGGGCCCCGGGCAGGGCGGCCGGGGCGGACTGCGTGAGGCGGAGGTCCGGGCGCAGGGCGCCCGGGGTGACGACGACCTTGGGTGCAGCGGTGGGGAAGTGTTTTTCCAGCAGGCGGCGGGCATAGTCGCTGACTACGCTGACCCGGTCGGTCTGGGCCAGCAGGTGGTTGGTGCTCCAGCGCAAAAGCCGGCGCGAACCCAGCCGCTGGATCTCGGAGCCATGGAAGGTGAGCAGCAGGCGGGCCGGCCGGATCGTGTCGAAATACTGCAGCAGCAGCATGGCGAGCAGGGGGCCGGGCTCCGGGATGTAGAGGGTGGCGTTGTTCAGGCGGCGGGCGTGGCCCAGAAGCTCGCGGGCCATGCGCCATTGGCTGACCAAGCTGTGGTCGCCGGCGAGGGTCAGGCGGCGCACCTGAAACGGCCAGGCGGGTTCAAGCAGGCCAGCCGGGAGGGCGGGGGCCCAGACTTCCACCGCATAGCCCATGGCCGCG is from Lacunisphaera limnophila and encodes:
- a CDS encoding shikimate kinase → MDSNLYLVGFMGTGKSTVGRLVARQTGFAFLDSDHEIERQQGKPVTQIFAELGEPAFRAMEREFIERGHPAKRCVVSCGGGLVVTPGMLPVLRARGVVICLHAPIETILERTRHATHRPLLTVDNPEQRLRDLYAQREEIYRRSGTMVLTDKRPLREIAAHVLRIYRQEAGPAGK
- a CDS encoding glycosyltransferase family 4 protein, encoding MPTTPGSSPTAAVPAPLILVTHEFFPHRGGIAVYAAEMGRAAAAMGYAVEVWAPALPAGLLEPAWPFQVRRLTLAGDHSLVSQWRMARELLGHARRLNNATLYIPEPGPLLAMLLLQYFDTIRPARLLLTFHGSEIQRLGSRRLLRWSTNHLLAQTDRVSVVSDYARRLLEKHFPTAAPKVVVTPGALRPDLRLTQSAPAALPGARTIILTVARLNPRKGQLEVIHALQALPAAQRATLEYWLVGGHGKENYDRQLTAAAASAGFTVRFIGDIPDDQLGAIYAQADIFAMTSMPHKHSVEGFGLVYLEAGAHGLPIVAHDIGGVPEAVVHEATGLLVQPGDRPGLTQAFARLLADPALRRRFGEAGRTRALARTWHDSALALFGPPPPPAPPSEP
- the queG gene encoding tRNA epoxyqueuosine(34) reductase QueG — its product is MNSGAGRRMEGLPREALRERLHGLGFDEVRFARAGREAGAGLRDWLGAGHHADMAWMERTAEKRGAADLVLPGVKTVVMLGVNYGPGAAENGSPGAEDRPRWAQYALYEDYHDTIEPALAAAGRVLEEELGLVAADNRPYVDTGPVLERGWAARSGLGFRGKNAMLISRTHGNWLFLACILTRGDIAPDEPLRPAAERPGKEEPAGLLCGKCTRCLDACPTQAFPAPGVVDARRCISYHTIENKGIIPRELRAGIGTRIYGCDVCLEVCPWNRFAAEGRRLLLSARGDIAELALAEILALSPARYAEVFRRTPIKRLKLTGLLRNACVVAGNTGDRALLPALVALAGHESAVVRAHAVWAVQKIAGNGADGLLAAARAGETDAGVLAEYAAGA
- a CDS encoding acyl-CoA thioesterase, whose translation is MIESRSQITVRYAETDMMGIVYHGNYLPWFEVGRTTLLKECGFPYRELESQGYLLPVIELGVKYQRPALYDDTLTIITRLKERPSLRIHLEYEVRRGDELLVTGFTTHVFINKAGEPVRPPATLVARMQELFAP